CAGCAACATGGCAATGGACAACTCAATATTTATTGGTGGAAAACCCTTTATGAATTATGTTACCGGCGTCGTCATGCAATTCACCACCAAAAATGCAGATGAAGTGTTTATCAAGGCAAGGGGAAAGTTTATTTCACGCGCCGTTGATGTTGCTGAGGTTGCTGTCAAACGATTTCTCGAAGGCCAGATCGAGGTGAAAGAGATTAAGATTGATTCAGAAGGTTTCAAGAACAAAGAAGGAAGAGACGTCAGAGTATCAACCATTGAGATTACTCTGAAACGGAAGGGGGGTTAAGCAAGATGGAGAGAAACATAGTACTCTACAC
The window above is part of the Candidatus Woesearchaeota archaeon genome. Proteins encoded here:
- the albA gene encoding DNA-binding protein Alba translates to MAMDNSIFIGGKPFMNYVTGVVMQFTTKNADEVFIKARGKFISRAVDVAEVAVKRFLEGQIEVKEIKIDSEGFKNKEGRDVRVSTIEITLKRKGG